The Micromonospora krabiensis genome window below encodes:
- a CDS encoding EndoU domain-containing protein translates to MARPRNPGGNGGGTNGGNDGGGSGGDGGDGGNGGGRPRRPGGGNSGGSISQTHQAVQASAQAGRPPGSGLPATTPGRQRQPNRPTRPTPPPQPTTPPRADDIHHSDASREHIVSGDGGRQGGHLAGTGYSKKTEFPKDWDEPRILDAAHQVTQQGPPARGPYLTKDADGNPAWAYDYVGRVDGVEVKTTVLASGEIRTAYPPNSADPGVITNPSAPNPAPDGVPQSSPPRYSHPAVGGDGSWTWEGPKGNKIIRVVQDAQGNVTTTELGEYKKK, encoded by the coding sequence ATGGCGAGACCCAGGAATCCCGGTGGGAACGGCGGCGGGACCAACGGTGGGAACGACGGCGGCGGGAGCGGTGGGGACGGCGGCGACGGCGGGAACGGCGGTGGGCGCCCGAGGCGGCCCGGCGGCGGCAACTCGGGTGGGAGCATCTCGCAGACCCACCAGGCCGTCCAGGCGTCCGCGCAGGCGGGCCGCCCGCCGGGCTCCGGACTGCCGGCCACCACGCCCGGACGACAGCGGCAACCGAACCGGCCGACCAGGCCGACGCCCCCGCCGCAGCCCACGACGCCGCCCCGGGCCGACGACATCCACCACAGCGACGCGTCGCGTGAGCACATCGTCAGCGGTGACGGCGGCCGGCAGGGCGGCCACCTCGCGGGCACCGGCTACTCGAAGAAGACGGAGTTCCCGAAGGACTGGGACGAGCCCCGCATCCTCGACGCCGCCCACCAGGTGACCCAGCAGGGGCCACCGGCGCGGGGGCCCTACCTGACCAAGGACGCCGACGGCAATCCGGCCTGGGCGTACGACTACGTCGGCCGGGTCGACGGCGTGGAGGTCAAGACGACGGTGCTCGCCAGCGGCGAGATCCGCACCGCGTACCCGCCGAACAGCGCGGACCCGGGTGTCATCACCAACCCGTCGGCGCCGAACCCCGCGCCTGACGGCGTCCCGCAGAGCAGTCCGCCCCGCTACAGTCATCCTGCCGTCGGCGGCGACGGCAGCTGGACGTGGGAGGGCCCGAAGGGCAACAAGATCATTCGAGTGGTCCAGGATGCCCAGGGCAACGTCACCACGACCGAGCTCGGCGAGTACAAGAAAAAGTGA